In the Oncorhynchus keta strain PuntledgeMale-10-30-2019 chromosome 14, Oket_V2, whole genome shotgun sequence genome, one interval contains:
- the LOC118393603 gene encoding dickkopf-related protein 4-like isoform X1: MRLESNVIGSSKEAMDPLEQVDPHSGTVYVQNNVNTRRRADTYSPRHHRPAFPDQEHNPSTRNTCNGSQKKNQSKEIEALDDDDNSRKVAEKATCVRSRDCEVGLCCVRYLKGKRCQPIPKEGDTCLLRGGRSKQRRNLDRCNCAPGLICRAHAESPKNQGVCQPKLRENRRSARHSGKRRMAERRCG; the protein is encoded by the exons ATGCG CCTCGAATCCAATGTAATCGGATCCTCTAAAGAAGCGATGGATCCATTGGAACAG GTGGACCCGCACAGTGGAACGGTGTATGTACAGAATAATGTGAACACACGTCGCCGGGCAGATACATATTCTCCTCGCCATCACAGGCCAGCTTTTCCTGATCAAGAACACAATCCGTCAACG AGAAATACCTGCAATGGATCTCAGAAAAAGAACCAGAGTAAAGAAATAGAGGCTCTTGATGATGACGACAACTCAAGGAAAG TTGCAGAGAAGGCCACATGCGTGCGCTCTAGAGACTGTGAGGTAGGACTGTGCTGCGTCCGCTATTTAAAAGGGAAAAGATGTCAACCCATCCCAAAGGAGGGAGATACCTGCCTCCTGCGAGGAGGACGCTCTAAACAGCGGAGGAATCTTGACCGCTGCAACTGTGCACCCGGGCTAATCTGTCGTGCCCATGCTGAAAGCCCCAAAAACCAAGGAGTTTGTCAACCTAAactgagagagaacaggaggagtgcAAGACACTCAGGCAAGAGGCGTATGGCTGAGAGAAGATGTGGATGA
- the LOC118393602 gene encoding chromaffin granule amine transporter-like, which yields MPLFNPLVWVREWLRQSRGSSRLVLVVVCVALLLDNMLLTVVVPIIPTFLYALDHPTQDPFIQPSTQRPSEEGFTLASVHSFYDNTSHSLRGSESNLSEALLFNISRNSSQVKGSTCQEDSAFLDKENVRVGLLFASKALVQLLVNPFVGPLTNRVGYHIPMFAGFIIMFVSTIMFAFSGTYALLFFARSLQGIGSSFSSVAGLGMLASVYTNDEERGIAMGIALGGLAMGVLIGAPFGSVMYEFVGKTAPFLILAFLAVFDGALQLLILQPSKISPGSVEGTPLLTLLKDPYILISAGSLCFANMGVAILEPTLPIWMMQTMCSPKWQLGMAFLPASISYLIGTNLFGLLANKMGRWLCSMIGMFIVGISLLCVPFAKNIYGLIGPNAGLGFAIGMVDSSMMAIMGYLVDIRHASVYGSVYAIADVALCMGFAIGPSIGGSLVRAIGFPYLMVFIGIINIFYAPLCFFLRNPAIREEKMAIIDQECPLHRKSYNTQKECREFPLSDESEEETEE from the exons ATGCCACTATTCAACCCCTTGGTGTGGGTGCGGGAGTGGCTGCGACAGAGCAGAGGCTCCTCCAGACTGGTGCTGGTGGTCGTGTGTGTTGCCCTGCTACTGGATAACATGCTGCTTACTGTTGTCG TGCCCATCATCCCAACGTTTTTATATGCCCTTGACCACCCGACACAAGACCCCTTCATCCAGCCAAGCACACAGAGGCCATCTGAGGAGGGCTTCACATTGGCCTCAGTCCACTCCTTCTACGACAACACTTCCCACAGCCTCAGAGGCTCTGAGAGCAACCTGTCTGAGGCCCTCCTCTTCAACATCTCCAGAAACTCCAGCCAGGTGAAAGGCAGCACATGCCAGGAGGACAGTGCCTTCTTGGACAAGGAGAATGTTCGTGTGGGACTCCTCTTTGCCTCCAAGGCTCTGGTACAGCTTCTTGTCAACCCCTTCGTGGGTCCCCTGACCAACAG GGTTGGATATCACATACCAATGTTTGCTGGCTTCATCATCATGTTTGTTTCAACAATAA TGTTTGCCTTTTCAGGTACATACGCCTTGTTGTTTTTTGCTCGCTCTCTTCAGGGAATtggttcctctttctcctctgtggcag GGCTGGGAATGTTGGCCAGTGTGTACACAAATGATGAGGAGAGAGGCATAGCCATGGGGATCGCTCTGGGTGGATTGGCCATGGGAGTCCTCA TTGGAGCGCCATTTGGCAGTGTGATGTATGAATTTGTGGGGAAGACTGCTCCTTTCTTAATTTTGGCTTTCCTTGCAGTATTTGATGGAG CGTTACAACTTCTTATACTTCAGCCATCAAAGATTTCACCAGGA AGTGTGGAGGGCACTCCTTTGCTGACCCTACTGAAGGACCCCTACATTCTCATAAGCGCAG GCTCTCTGTGCTTCGCCAACATGGGAGTTGCCATTCTGGAGCCCACACTTCCCATCTGGATGATGCAGACCATGTGCTCTCCCAAATGGCAGCTTG GTATGGCTTTTCTACCAGCAAGCATTTCTTACCTTATTGGCACCAATTTATTTGGTTTGTTGGCTAACAAAATGGGAAG GTGGCTGTGCTCCATGATTGGGATGTTTATTGTTGGCATCAGCCTCCTTTGC GTTCCTTTTGCAAAGAACATCTATGGTCTTATTGGTCCAAATGCAGGCCTGGGGTTTGCTATTG GAATGGTGGACTCCTCTATGATGGCCATAATGGGATACCTGGTGGATATTCGCCATGCCTCGGTCTATGGCAGTGTTTACGCCATAGCTGATGTCGCATTGTGCATGGGTTTTGCCATTG GTCCTTCGATAGGGGGCTCCTTGGTCAGGGCCATTGGATTTCCTTACCTCATGGTATTCATTGGCATCATCAACATCTTCTATGCTCCACTGTGCTTCTTCCTGCGTAATCCTGCCAtcagggaggagaagatg GCCATCATAGACCAGGAATGCCCTCTGCACAGGAAGAGCTACAACACACAGAAGGAGTGTCGAGAGTTCCCTTTGAGTGACGAGAGCGAGGAGGAAACGGAGGAGTAA
- the LOC118393603 gene encoding dickkopf-related protein 4-like isoform X2 has protein sequence MCHFVWSTMWTPTIALLFMCSHCFVRSLESNVIGSSKEAMDPLEQVDPHSGTVYVQNNVNTRRRADTYSPRHHRPAFPDQEHNPSTRNTCNGSQKKNQSKEIEALDDDDNSRKVAEKATCVRSRDCEVGLCCVRYLKGKRCQPIPKEGDTCLLRGGRSKQRRNLDRCNCAPGLICRAHAESPKNQGVCQPKLRENRRSARHSGKRRMAERRCG, from the exons ATGTGTCATTTTGTTTGGTCAACAATGTGGACACCTACGATCGCTTTGCTTTTCATGTGTTCTCATTGTTTTGTGCGCAGCCTCGAATCCAATGTAATCGGATCCTCTAAAGAAGCGATGGATCCATTGGAACAG GTGGACCCGCACAGTGGAACGGTGTATGTACAGAATAATGTGAACACACGTCGCCGGGCAGATACATATTCTCCTCGCCATCACAGGCCAGCTTTTCCTGATCAAGAACACAATCCGTCAACG AGAAATACCTGCAATGGATCTCAGAAAAAGAACCAGAGTAAAGAAATAGAGGCTCTTGATGATGACGACAACTCAAGGAAAG TTGCAGAGAAGGCCACATGCGTGCGCTCTAGAGACTGTGAGGTAGGACTGTGCTGCGTCCGCTATTTAAAAGGGAAAAGATGTCAACCCATCCCAAAGGAGGGAGATACCTGCCTCCTGCGAGGAGGACGCTCTAAACAGCGGAGGAATCTTGACCGCTGCAACTGTGCACCCGGGCTAATCTGTCGTGCCCATGCTGAAAGCCCCAAAAACCAAGGAGTTTGTCAACCTAAactgagagagaacaggaggagtgcAAGACACTCAGGCAAGAGGCGTATGGCTGAGAGAAGATGTGGATGA
- the LOC118393603 gene encoding dickkopf-related protein 4-like isoform X3 gives MDPLEQVDPHSGTVYVQNNVNTRRRADTYSPRHHRPAFPDQEHNPSTRNTCNGSQKKNQSKEIEALDDDDNSRKVAEKATCVRSRDCEVGLCCVRYLKGKRCQPIPKEGDTCLLRGGRSKQRRNLDRCNCAPGLICRAHAESPKNQGVCQPKLRENRRSARHSGKRRMAERRCG, from the exons ATGGATCCATTGGAACAG GTGGACCCGCACAGTGGAACGGTGTATGTACAGAATAATGTGAACACACGTCGCCGGGCAGATACATATTCTCCTCGCCATCACAGGCCAGCTTTTCCTGATCAAGAACACAATCCGTCAACG AGAAATACCTGCAATGGATCTCAGAAAAAGAACCAGAGTAAAGAAATAGAGGCTCTTGATGATGACGACAACTCAAGGAAAG TTGCAGAGAAGGCCACATGCGTGCGCTCTAGAGACTGTGAGGTAGGACTGTGCTGCGTCCGCTATTTAAAAGGGAAAAGATGTCAACCCATCCCAAAGGAGGGAGATACCTGCCTCCTGCGAGGAGGACGCTCTAAACAGCGGAGGAATCTTGACCGCTGCAACTGTGCACCCGGGCTAATCTGTCGTGCCCATGCTGAAAGCCCCAAAAACCAAGGAGTTTGTCAACCTAAactgagagagaacaggaggagtgcAAGACACTCAGGCAAGAGGCGTATGGCTGAGAGAAGATGTGGATGA